CCACCGAATCATCCTCTCACATACAATTGCAATGCTGTGTAGGACCTTGTTAGGATTTTGACTTTTATTCCGAAATGAGAAGTCACAGCTTCTGGTTGGATGTCCTGAGAGACTCACCTTCAGAATCTTGAGCTACTCTATGTCAAGTCTGACCATCTGAAGCCACCATACTGTTAGGTAGTTCAGGCCACACATGTAGATGCTCTGGCTGGTAGTCCCATGCCACAGCCAGCATCATTTACCAGCTATGTGAGTGAAGAGGCTTCCAAATGATCCCAGCCCTCAGCGGTTATCCCAAGAATCACCCTAAGCTGGTGAGTTTACACCTGATGCTCCAGACATCTTGGAGCAGAGGTAGCAATCCCTGCTGTGCTCTGTCCTATTTCCTGACGACAGAATCCATGAATATAATAATATGCTTGTTTTATGCCATCAAGTTTGCGGCTAGCTTGTTATGCGGTAATAATAACCAGAATAACTCCAGAAACAGGAATTGTATCTATctactgtgaaaagaaaataaatctcaggaccccaaatCACTAAgataaagggaaaagtcaagctgggaactgtgaCAGGCAAAGCTGCCTCCCATTTTactcctaaataagatagctacagccgggcgcggtggctcaagcctgtaatcccagaactttgggaggccgaggcgggcggatcacgaggtcaggagatcgagaccatccaggctaacacggtgaaaccccgtctctactaaaaatacaaaaaattagccgggcgtgttggcgggcgcctgtagtcccagctacttgggaggctgaggcaggagaatggcttgaacctgggaggcggagcttgcagtgagccgagatcgcgccactgcactccaccctgggggacagagcaagactccgtctcaaaaaaaaaaaaaaaaaaaaaaaaaaaaaaaaaaaaagatagctacaaagttttgttttgttttatcttattttattttattttatttaaagctacatacctccctcacaatttgcccacgaCGAAATTCTTTGTGGAcctcaagatctttaccctaaaacagttctgttgaatttcaccctggtAATGTAAgttgatagcttatcttcacagagGCGGGACAGAAAGTCATCTTTCTgttcacctgagacaaatgcatatctgattgcttcttctgccctattgtttatgtaaaaatgcagattcactaaGTGGACTAAGGAATAAGTGATTATTTCTCTATCCATCctcacatgtaaattgtgtattaAGGGAAAGGCTAATCGGAGACTTgaaagaatgcaaccttttgtctcttatctacctatgacctggaaccttccccctaccccacatTTTGAGTTGTCCCTTTCCAGACCGAACCAATGTACCTCTTACACATACTGATTGAAGTCTCATGTCTCcctgtataaaaccaagctgtgcccctaccaccttgggcacatgtcatcaggagcccctgaggctgtgtcatggatacgtccttaaccttggcaaaataaactttctaaattgattgagacctgtttCAGATACTTTAGGTTCACACTACTCTCTCACTGTTGCCCAACAAGCCTATCTTGAATTTTTTGCCACCATAAATAATGCCTTAGTGAATATCAGTGTTCATGTTTCCTTTGTTATGTATCTTCAAAAATGGTGTTTACAAAATTGTTGGCCTGGGAGTCTGAAAGAATGGGATAAAATGTGGAAAAGTAAAAAACTGTAAGTCAATGATTAAAGAAAATACCCCCAAAGATACTCTCTATATGCTATGTACTGTTATTATATGAAGCAATAAGAAGACATTTTTTGGGTATCCTTCACTCAGTATGCATTTCAGGCACTGGTCTTGGTGATGGGGTACAGCTGAGACCAAGACTCCTTTGTTAGCATTTATCCCTTTATGCATCATTGTACAAGAATATCATTTGCTTTCCTAGATCTAGATCTTAGCAGGGGCAgagccattttctctttcttattttgtggTGCATTTTTTCAGCAGCTATTTAGAAAACGTGCAGATTTTTGAGGCTCTATGCAGCAATCATTTTGGGCTAAGAGCCAAAAAGGTGGACGACGAAGCTCAAAACTTCTTACCCACCCCATGGCTGTCTTTGCTCCAACCACTATGGCCTAACCTGCTGTTTCCAGAACATGCTAAGCAGAGGCCTGCCTCTGGTACTTTGTGCTCATAGTTCCTTCTGCCCCAAACAGCTTCGCCCAGGTAGCAATATACTCTCTCACCAGTTGATGCCAATGACAGTTCAATGAGACCTCATTTGTATGCCCTCCTTAAATATGCAATCTCCAGTTCCCTATCCCCTTTCCTGCTGTATTTTTATCTAAACCACTTATCAAGGTGATGACATGTTATGGAATTTAATCCCACCTCAAAGTACCATAAGAACTTTAGCAGGCTATTTTCAGCATATATTCTCAATGCTAATATATTGTCTCTCAtatattaagtgctcaataaatgttttttggttAAGTAAGTTAATTTCCTTTAAGCTGGCTGATGGGGTCATATAGAGGTAAAATTACTGGCTCTAAGTGATTTTCCTCacttataaatataatttgtagTAATTTCTATATTATTCTTTTCCTCTTAATGCATGGTGATAATTATTTCCCTGTTAcatatgtcttttttgtttgtttgtttgagacagagcctcattctgttgcccaggctggagttcagtggcacagtcttggctcactgcaacctctccctcccaggttcaagtgattctcctgccttagccttctgagtagctgggattacaggcatgtgccaccatgcccagctaatttttgtaattttagtagagacggggtttcaccatgttggccaggctggtcctgaactcttgacctcaagtgatctgcccacctcggcctcccaaagtattgggattacgggcatgagccaccatgcctggcctacatatATCTTATTCATTGTCTTATTCAATCATACAACTTCCTGATAAAATGAGGCTGATTTTCACCCCTATTTTGCTGTTAAGGAAACTGGTATAATGAATGTCACTGACTTGTTTGTGATCACACAGTGGCCAAAATGGCATTTGTTTCTTTGTGGTGATCTCACAAAGGTCAAGATGACCTTAGATCCTCAgttttggctgtttttttttttaaaccaaggaaCCAGGTTCTAGCTCCTGTTTGTTCATTGCATGGAGAGGAACAGGAAGATCTGGGGGCCACTGAATGGAAGTTTAGATCCATTTTCTTGGTTAAGCTTGTAggttttctcatctcttttccttcctgcagCACCACTCTTATGAATGGcaaaatcttcttttaaaattctcagtCTGTAGTCTTCTTGTCCATACAGAAAATAGATTCCAGGTCAACACATTTGATAGTTTGGATGGTGCTAACTGCTCCAATATTTGAGTACATCTTTTGGGGATGTGGGAATTTAGTGTTGTAGGCCTCAAGTGGGGTTCGTTCCCAGAATTTGGAGAGACTATAGAAATATAACCTGGTTGGCCAGgtacggtgactcatgcctgtaaccccatcaatgtgggaggccgaggcaggtggatcacctgaggtcaggagttcgagaccagcctggccaacatggagacactctgtctttactaaaaacttttaaaaaattaggcaggcatggtggtatgtgcctgtaatcccagctacttgggaggctgaagtaggagaatcacttgaatccaggaggtggaggttgcaatgagccgagatcacaccattgcactccagggcgacagagtgagactccatctcgaaaaaaaaagaaatataacctGGCCATAATATaagcataaataaaatagatgacaTTCTTTCAAAGCTTTTCTTAGCCTCTTATGTTTCTCAGATATTAAATAatcgggccaggtgcagtggttcacacatgtaatcctagcactttgggaggccgaggcaggcggattaaaagaggtcaggagttcaagaccagcctggccaacatggtgaaactccatctctactaaaaatacaaaaaattagccgagtgcagtggcacgcgcctgtaatcccagctactcgggaggctgaggcagaagaatctcttgaatgtgggaggcggaggttgtggtgagcagagattgtgccactgcactccagcgtgggcgacagaacgagacgtcatctcaaaaaaaaaaaaaaaagtcgaatgcaaaataatacaaaataaagtaaaattccaGCAATTTAATGATAGATATTGAagccacctttgcaaaattatgactgagacagtgaaagagatggaatttaaccaactccatcttgcttctaacctccaagccgtccttgttcattcctgggtgtaggctgaactaatttagggagaaacttagtttgtagtttatagtttaaacaaagatggtaacagccctttcccaaagcagacctccttcttgccttgGGACtggattgcctttgtaggactaacattagccacaagattaaaaattatggcagctggaggctacaagattctaaCCCTCCctaactgctcctaagatcagtgcttgagatattttgcagatgcTGCACTCAAGATGGGTCAGATAGCACCACCCAGATCTAttaactggctcatctgatcctgtggcccccacccaggaactgactcagcacaagaagagAGCTTCAACTCCCTAAGATTTAATCTCTGACCattcagcactcctggctcactggcttccccccatccaccaagttatccttaaaaactctgctccccaaaTGCCCGGGgaaactgatttgagtaataaaactccagtctcctgcacagccagctctgtgtgaattactctttctctattgcaattcccctgtcttggtGAATCaactctgtctaggcagcggtcAAAGTTAACCCCTTGGGCGGTTACAATATGTACATGGGAAAGTGGTTGGCCTGCTTGGAATTAGAACAAAGGCAAACTAAGCATGATGATTATCAATGAGTTGTAGCCCAAAAGCAACCAAGGAAGGACTATTAGTTCATGCTAGATTACCTGTGTGGCTGTTTAAGACAGGATTCCACCAACAGTAAGAGAGACAAGTTTTAATCCCATTCAAAATTATGAAACTATTCCTTAGTAAGCAGGCTGTTTCATTTACTTTGATTTGTTACTTACTAAAGCAATTTCTGATTAACAATTTGTGGTCAGTTCTAAGGCACATCTTCCACTATAATTAACACAATGAGTTCtagttttactattttcttataagttttgttattgtgaatatatCCTTCAGATGCAAACATCCCAATAAAATCTCTGCTTGaaaaggccgggtgcaatggctcacgcctgtaatcccatcactttgggaagccgaggcaggcagatcacctgagctcaggagtttgagatcaggcctggccaacatggtggaaccccgtctctactaaaaatacaaaaattagctgggtgtggtggtgtgcacctgtagtcccagctacttgggagaatgaggcatgagaattgcttgaacctgggaggcggaggttgcagtgagcggagattgcaccactgcactccagcctgggtgacagagcgagactccctctcaaataaatgaatgaatgaatgaataaataaataaataaataaaatccctgCTTGAAGCATTCCATCAGTACATCCAGGTTATAACAACCGAGGCTCATGGAAACATTGCAGAGGAAGACAGGCTAGGGGAGAATGTCAGGTTTGCAGGACCTTGTTTGGTATGGTacgaatgtgtcccccaaaattaatgtgttggaaacttaagcCCCAGTGCAACAAGGTTGGGAGGTGGaatcttttggaaaatgtttaagtcatgagggctctgctttcAGGAATGAATTAACGCTGTTATAAAAGGGCTTGACAGAGGAAGGGAGTTCATCCCTTTTTGTCCTTCTGCCATAGGAAGACATAGTATTACTCCCCACAACCTTCCCCCAAAGACACAGGACTCAAGGTGCCAATTTGGAAGCAGAGACCTGGCCTTCACCAGCCATGGAACCTTCTGGGACCTGAATCTTgtactcccagcctccagaactctgagaaaaataaatttctttataaattactcagtctcagatattccgttatagcagcacaaatgaactGATGTTGCTTAAGGTTTTCTAGCCTTAAATGCTATCATTATTCAATTATAGCTCATATCTTGTAAATATGTTGTGAGACAGACTGAAGAGTAAGTTCTTATAGGGGAACATGAGGttgtaatgaaaaaaatcaatttagaaaCAAGCttttatgaaagaaattgaggACCGTACCTACGTTAAgcatgaaaataacaaaaacaaaaaaatacccttATTCCTGACAATAAGCCAAAATGTTCATTTGAAAGAAGGATCACCTAGAGGCTAGACAATAAAGCCCTGTTGAAGGATACGTATGCTCTCTTATTCTCCTGTTATGAAATAAAATCCTCTTCcagtgtttttatatttcttcatgtCAAATATCCATTCAAGCCTACTACTTCTTATAATTTAATACCTActaataaaatttcagaacatggccttgcaaataatttttttttttttttgagacaggatctcactctgtcgcccaggctagagtacagtggctcgatttcagcccactgcaacctccacctcccgggttcaagcaattctcctgcctcagcctcccaagtagctgggattataggctcacgccaccatgcctgcctaattaaaaaaaatcttttagtagagacggggttttaccatgttgtgttgagcaagctggtctcgaactcctagcctcaagtgatctgcctgcctcggcctcccaaagtgctgggaatacagacatgagccaccgcgcctggctataaatttttttttttttttttgagatggactttcactcttgttgcccaggctggagtgcaatggcgccatctcggctcactgcaacctccacctccctggttcaagggattctcctgacttagcctcccgagtagctgggattacaggcatgcgccaccacgcccagctaattttgcattttaagtagagacagggtttcccatgttggtcaggctggtttcagactcccaacctcaggtgatctgcccgccttggcctcccaaaatgctgggattacaggcaggagccaccatgcttggccctgtAAAATCCTAAATAAcaaaatcatacacacacacacacacatacacacaaatgtaaGGGCATGGTCTCTCTCCCTTGAAGCTAGGGAATTACAATTCTCCTTCACAAAGATAGTCAAAGGATGTGATCTGATGTGTTAGATTTTCTCTCTCCTGTTCAATATGGAGTTTTGCATCTTAGTTTGTTTGGGCCACTGTAAAAAAATACACTAAACTAGGTGACtaacaaataacaggattttacttcttacagttctaaaggctaggaagtctaagatcaaggagACACCATATTCTATGTCTAATGAGGCTCACTCTCTGCTTCATAGATAGCATCTTCTTGCTGCAACTTCATATGGTATAGGGGGTGAACAAGCTCCCTCTTTTATAggggtactaatcccattcatgaggacgcCATCCTTACGACCTattcacctcccaaaggccccacctcttaataccaccacaTTGGGGATTATGCTTCAACAcaagtatttgttttttgtttttgttttcaacatAAATATTTAGAGGGTAACCATTCAGATCATAGTAGTACCAGTATCCAAAACTGCCACCAAATAGTTTGTTCTAAGTTAATTGCAGAGCATTACTTAACTTGAAAAGCGTTTTCTAAAATGTCCAAATATTAGACACTGTTGAATATCCCATAGATATATATCTATTCACTGTGCAATTTTGATTCATTGGCTTATTTAGTTATATATTGTGATGGTAACAATGCTCTACTTGGGCCGGGCGCcatggatcacgcctgtaatcccagcattttgggaggctgaggtgggcagatcacctgaggtcaggagttcaagacgagcctggccaacatgacgaaaccttgtctctactaaaagtataaaaattagccgggtgtggtggggcgtgcctgtaatcccagctactcaggaggctgaggcaggagaattgcttgaacccagcggagcttgcaatgagcccagatcacgccattgcactccagcctaggcaacaagagtgagactctgtctcaaaaaaacaaaacaaaacaaacaacaatgctCTATTTGACATATCTCTTTTTAACTGGTGATAAATACTTGTAAGAGTCTAAAAGAGACTaatagtattttcttttgctttttctcccaCATGGTCTGACCAACAGAGAAAACTCTATGACTGCTAGATTAACAAATAACTTTAGAGTCTgctcatttaaataaatgttatttaagtaacatttaaataaatagtgTTAAATTGGCATCTGGAATTATGTGTATAGTATTTCAGAATCTCACTTAGTAAGACCTTCTCAGATTGTATCTAGTTAGTTTTATCCTGAAGTCCTCATTTTAAGAAGCCTGCCGTGATACAGAAGGAGGCCACTGGTGTAGCACAGTCACAGACTACTTGCTCAGCCCCGTGGGTGCTCCCTTCTGCCTACCCCTGACTTTAGCCACACCAcaatatttctgcttttttgaagGTGACACCCATTTTCTTATTGCCTAGCATGCTATTTGGCACTCTTCCCACTCCCACccataatattatttattctgtGCTCCTTAGGCTTTTTATTCATATCTCTACTGTAGCATTTATCATCTTATAATGTGGATTTTACTGATAATCAAGTGAAGTGATTctttacactatttttttttttatggatggACAATACACACCTGGGATTAAAAATTCAAAGACCGTAAGAAGGTTACAATGAAAAGATCCTCCATCCATCCCTGTCGGTAGGACATCCAACTTTCTGTTTCCTCAGAGGCCACCACTGTTAGCAATTTATCCAGTatcattccaaaaatattttacatttatacacacacacaaacacacacaaaattctaCTGCACATTATCCTGTATCTTGCTTTTTTTGCATTTGACAGCAAATTTTGGAGATCATTCCATTATTAGTACCTGGAGAAGCTGTATAGTATACACTGGTTATAAATAGGGATTCTGAAACCAGACTCTGGTTTTGAATCATGTTTTCACTACTCATTACCTGTTACCAACCTAAGTAACAAACATACAGGCtctctaaagaaaaatacatttatttgggAATAAAGCATTGTAATGGGAATCCATATGCTATAAAGTACATGTGTATTCaaggaggtaaaggaagacaaagatttttaaagaaaaaaacgaGGAGGGTTACAATAATAAGGGCAATGCCAGTCCAAGGTTGGGAAGGCAGTTGTTGGGCAAATGGTCTTgtagaagtattttttttgtgtAAGGTTTTGATGGCCTGTGTTTATGGTTGTGGCTCTTACCATCTTTTGTGATACTTTTTGTTATTAGGCATACAAGCATGAGAACCTTCTCTTTATGGCCTTTCTTGGCTCTATGTGTCAGGATTTTCTTAACATTAGTGATTTCATTTTGATTGATAACTTTCCCACTGTACAATTTCACACTTTAGGCAATTTACTCAAGCTCTCTGAACCCCCATTTTATGATCTGTAAAACAGgtataaaaatagtaatttatcACAAAGTTGTTATGAAAGCTAAATGATTTAACGTATGTAGAGAGCTTTTTAGGACAttatctggcacataataagcagtaaataattatgaaaaagaGCCTTCTTATTTTTTACTAAATAGAATGATGTACTGTAATTTATTGCTAATCAAATTGCTTCAGTCTTATACTACAAACAGTGCTGCTGAAAACCCCTGCatatattattttgcatattttcaaaaatagtaaaTTCCTAGGGGTGAAATTTCTGATGTAAAGATaggtgcattttaaaattttgacaagTATTACCAAATTTTCCTTTATGAAAGCACTACCAATTTGTGGGGCCACCAGCAGTGATTGAGAATTAAGGTCTGGCAGGCTTATTCAGGATTTTCCATTCCTATAGCAGAATACTATGACTGGCCTATGGTgaatagtagatgcttaataaacgTTAGTAAATTGGATGATAAATAGTACACGAAAAACAGTTGGGTTTGGGTGAAAgcaagaaaaactttaaaaaatctgcttTGGCATCTTTTGCTGGCAGGCATTGACAATTAGAAGAAGGCAAGGTGTTAACTTTTACTgatcccccacttttttttttctgagacaaggcctggctttatcgcccaggctggagtgcagtggtgcgatctcagctcactgtaacctccacctaccaggctcaagccatcctccaacatcagcctcctaagtagctgggacaacaggggcgcgccactactcctggctaatttttgtactttttgcagagacggggttttgctatgctgcccaggctggttgcgaactcctgggctcaagggatccgcccgcctccacctcccaaagtgctgggattacaggcatgagccaccgtgcccagccctctagTTTCCAATTTAGTCAGAAAGATTAAAAACGCCAGCCTTGTTTCCCTAgtgctgtttttggtttttacCTCGGGTCTTTTTCGTGCCTTAAAATCATGTCTGGTTGCGCAAGTGAGGGAAAGGATTGGGTAAAGGGGGCGCCACCGCAAGTTGCTGTGCAACATCCAGGCATCACCAAACCCACCATCTGGAGCCTGGCCCGGCGGTGTCAAACGCGTCTCTGGTCTCATCTTTTTAGAAACCCGTGGATGCTCAAGGAATTTCCGGATAACGTGATCCCGGATGCACTTGACATACACGGAACGAACAAAGCGCAAGGCAGTCCCTGCTAAGGACTTAGTTTATGCCCTCAAGCGCAAAGGTGGGACCCTCTATGGTGTTGGCAGCTATATGCACATACCTCGTACATTTCACCCTTAAAGGCTTTCAAAGAGCTAGATTAATTTAGTGGATAGATCAACAAAATGATTTATGACCCCTCCCCCCAGTGATAGGAAGAGCGAACCAACTCTTCTTTAGATAATAGTGAGTGGCTCTGAAAAGAGCCTTTGGGTTTGACAAAAGAGCTTGAGAATTTACTTGGAGCTGGTGTACTTGGTGACGGCCTTGGTGCCCTCCGACACCGCGTGCTTGGCCAGCTCCCCCGGAAGCAGCAGGCGCACGGCGGTCTGGATCTCCCTAGAGGTGATGGTCGAGCGCTTGTTGTAGTGCGCCAGGCGGGAAGCCTCGCTTGCGATGCGCTCGAAGATGTCGTTGACGAAGGAATTCATGATTCCCATGGCCTTAGAAGAGATGCCGGTGTCGGGGTGGACCTGCTTCAGCACCTTGTACACGTACACGGAGTAGCTCTCCTTGCGGCTGCGCTTACGCTTCTTGCTGTCCTTCTTCTGGGCCTTTGTCACTGCCTTCTTAGAGCCCTTCTTCGGGGCGGGAGCAGACTTGGCCGGCTCGGGCATAATGAAACAATACTGGCAAAACCAAAACAAGAGCTTGGTCTCCTGTTTTTATATAGTTTATGCGGCCGAGGTAGGGGGAAGGTCTCTGCTGATTGGTGATTATCCGTGGATGACGTCAGATGGCAGTTTTGCCCAATCAAAATAAGTATCCTGCATAATCGAGTCCTATTGgtctaaataaaaatacaacgtTAGCCAATCGCACAGCTTTCTTTTCGCGCCCGGTAGAGGCTATAAAATG
The sequence above is drawn from the Nomascus leucogenys isolate Asia chromosome 22a, Asia_NLE_v1, whole genome shotgun sequence genome and encodes:
- the LOC100593802 gene encoding histone H2B type 1-L, with product MSGRGKQGGKARAKAKTRSSRAGLQFPVGRVHRLLRKGNYAERVGAGAPVYLAAVLEYLTAEILELAGNAARDNKKTRIIPRHLQLAIRNDEELNKLLGKVTIAQGGVLPNIQAVLLPKKTAAKSAPAPKKGSKKAVTKAQKKDSKKRKRSRKESYSVYVYKVLKQVHPDTGISSKAMGIMNSFVNDIFERIASEASRLAHYNKRSTITSREIQTAVRLLLPGELAKHAVSEGTKAVTKYTSSK